Proteins encoded together in one Astatotilapia calliptera chromosome 7, fAstCal1.2, whole genome shotgun sequence window:
- the actr1b gene encoding actin related protein 1B isoform X1: MESYDILANQPVVIDNGSGVIKAGFAGDQIPKYCFPNYVGRPKHVRVMAGALEGDLFIGPKAEEHRGLLSVRYPMEHGIVTDWNDMERIWQYVYSKEQLQTFSEEHPVLLTEAPLNPSKNREKAAEVFFETFNVPALFISMQAVLSLYATGRTTGVVLDSGDGVTHVVPIYEGFAIPHSIMRVDIAGRDVSRYLRLLLRKEGYNFNTSAEFEVVRTIKERACYLSLNPQKDETLETEKAQYVLPDGSTLNIGPARFRAPELLFRPDLIGDESSGIHEVLAYAIQKSDMDLRRTLFSTIVLCGGSTLIKGFGERLLTEVKKLAPKDVKIKISAPQERLYSTWIGGSILASLDTFKKMWVSKREYEEDRARAIHRKTF; the protein is encoded by the exons GGGTCGGGGGTCATCAAGGCCGGCTTTGCGGGAGACCAGATCCCCAAGTACTGCTTCCCCAACTA CGTCGGGCGTCCGAAGCATGTGCGCGTGATGGCGGGAGCCCTGGAGGGAGACCTCTTCATCGGGCCCAAGGCCGAG GAGCACAGGGGCCTGCTGTCGGTGCGGTACCCGATGGAGCATGGCATCGTGACCGACTGGAATGACATGGAGCGGATCTGGCAGTACGTTTACTCCAAGGAGCAGCTGCAGACATTCTCCGAGGAG CATCCTGTGCTGCTCACAGAGGCTCCTCTGAACCCGAGCAAGAACAGGGAGAAGGCGGCTGAAGTGTTCTTCGAGACTTTCAACGTGCCGGCACTCTTCATCTCCATGCAGGCCGTGCTCAGTCT GTACGCCACAGGCCGCACCACCGGCGTAGTGCTGGACTCGGGCGACGGCGTGACCCACGTGGTGCCCATATACGAAGGCTTCGCCATCCCACACTCTATCATGCGTGTGGACATCGCTGGGAGAGATGTGTCGCGGTACCTGCGACTGCTGCTGCGTAAGGAAGGATACAACTTCAACACGTCGGCCGAGTTTGAGGTCGTTCGCACCATTAAAGAG AGAGCCTGCTACCTCTCCCTGAACCCTCAGAAGGACGAGACCTTAGAGACCGAGAAGGCTCAGTACGTCCTCCCTGACGGAAGCACTTTAAAT ATCGGCCCCGCCAGGTTCCGCGCCCCGGAGCTGCTGTTCAGACCCGACCTGATCGGAGACGAGAGCTCAGGCATCCACGAAGTCCTGGCCTACGCCATCCAGAAGTCCGACATGGACCTGCGGCGCACGCTCTTCTCCACCATCGTACTGTGTGGCGGCTCCACGCTCATCAAAG GCTTCGGCGAACGGTTACTGACTGAAGTGAAGAAGCTCGCACCCAAAGACGTAAAGATCAAG ATCTCGGCCCCCCAGGAGAGGCTGTACTCCACGTGGATTGG TGGCTCCATCTTAGCGTCGTTGGACACCTTTAAGAAGATGTGGGTGTCGAAGCGGGAATATGAAGAAGACAGAGCACGTGCCATCCACAGGAAGACCTTCTAG
- the actr1b gene encoding actin related protein 1B isoform X2: MKCLSFMLSLSGSGVIKAGFAGDQIPKYCFPNYVGRPKHVRVMAGALEGDLFIGPKAEEHRGLLSVRYPMEHGIVTDWNDMERIWQYVYSKEQLQTFSEEHPVLLTEAPLNPSKNREKAAEVFFETFNVPALFISMQAVLSLYATGRTTGVVLDSGDGVTHVVPIYEGFAIPHSIMRVDIAGRDVSRYLRLLLRKEGYNFNTSAEFEVVRTIKERACYLSLNPQKDETLETEKAQYVLPDGSTLNIGPARFRAPELLFRPDLIGDESSGIHEVLAYAIQKSDMDLRRTLFSTIVLCGGSTLIKGFGERLLTEVKKLAPKDVKIKISAPQERLYSTWIGGSILASLDTFKKMWVSKREYEEDRARAIHRKTF, encoded by the exons GGGTCGGGGGTCATCAAGGCCGGCTTTGCGGGAGACCAGATCCCCAAGTACTGCTTCCCCAACTA CGTCGGGCGTCCGAAGCATGTGCGCGTGATGGCGGGAGCCCTGGAGGGAGACCTCTTCATCGGGCCCAAGGCCGAG GAGCACAGGGGCCTGCTGTCGGTGCGGTACCCGATGGAGCATGGCATCGTGACCGACTGGAATGACATGGAGCGGATCTGGCAGTACGTTTACTCCAAGGAGCAGCTGCAGACATTCTCCGAGGAG CATCCTGTGCTGCTCACAGAGGCTCCTCTGAACCCGAGCAAGAACAGGGAGAAGGCGGCTGAAGTGTTCTTCGAGACTTTCAACGTGCCGGCACTCTTCATCTCCATGCAGGCCGTGCTCAGTCT GTACGCCACAGGCCGCACCACCGGCGTAGTGCTGGACTCGGGCGACGGCGTGACCCACGTGGTGCCCATATACGAAGGCTTCGCCATCCCACACTCTATCATGCGTGTGGACATCGCTGGGAGAGATGTGTCGCGGTACCTGCGACTGCTGCTGCGTAAGGAAGGATACAACTTCAACACGTCGGCCGAGTTTGAGGTCGTTCGCACCATTAAAGAG AGAGCCTGCTACCTCTCCCTGAACCCTCAGAAGGACGAGACCTTAGAGACCGAGAAGGCTCAGTACGTCCTCCCTGACGGAAGCACTTTAAAT ATCGGCCCCGCCAGGTTCCGCGCCCCGGAGCTGCTGTTCAGACCCGACCTGATCGGAGACGAGAGCTCAGGCATCCACGAAGTCCTGGCCTACGCCATCCAGAAGTCCGACATGGACCTGCGGCGCACGCTCTTCTCCACCATCGTACTGTGTGGCGGCTCCACGCTCATCAAAG GCTTCGGCGAACGGTTACTGACTGAAGTGAAGAAGCTCGCACCCAAAGACGTAAAGATCAAG ATCTCGGCCCCCCAGGAGAGGCTGTACTCCACGTGGATTGG TGGCTCCATCTTAGCGTCGTTGGACACCTTTAAGAAGATGTGGGTGTCGAAGCGGGAATATGAAGAAGACAGAGCACGTGCCATCCACAGGAAGACCTTCTAG